The Pseudolabrys sp. FHR47 genome contains a region encoding:
- a CDS encoding OmpP1/FadL family transporter: MIKVKGGMKSLLLGCSSVALVLTATVAAHAGGFALREQSAYGQGASFAGIAAGGALSSMYWNAATMTQFSGKNVELGLSGIMPNASHSYSRSSLAAFSTPGDSGLDALVPNSYGSIQLNKNVWLGLAVNAPFGLGVHFPQVNAASSGSGNSAEVKTYNFNPSIAYKFNDMISVALGFQAQYIKASYDAFLGTQPRIGTLNGADWGFGWTAGVTITPMPRTTIGIGYRSAIDHTLSGTWDVPAAVAPATQPGSVNLGLKLPDTVTVGLRHGLTDRLTLLAGFEWANWSRIGTSRLLQPNGNAVTLSGAAVTFPFQYQDGYYYSLGGEYVINPAWTVRAGIGYEKSPITDAVRTTRIPDADRMWYSVGASYKPAFIKGVTLDLGYSFIDVKSATVCMGPTAAGGCPSNPWSSATLAYNGSVKSYINIISVALRYQFGADPAPVKQVYLK; the protein is encoded by the coding sequence ATGATCAAAGTAAAAGGTGGGATGAAGTCGCTGCTGCTCGGCTGCTCGAGCGTCGCGCTGGTTTTGACGGCGACGGTTGCGGCCCATGCCGGCGGTTTCGCGTTACGCGAGCAGAGCGCCTATGGGCAGGGCGCGTCGTTCGCCGGCATTGCCGCCGGCGGTGCGCTGTCGTCGATGTACTGGAACGCGGCGACGATGACGCAGTTCAGTGGCAAGAACGTCGAACTTGGCCTGTCGGGCATCATGCCCAATGCGTCGCACAGCTACTCGAGGTCGTCGCTGGCAGCATTCAGCACGCCGGGCGATTCAGGCCTGGATGCGCTGGTGCCCAACTCGTACGGATCGATCCAACTCAACAAGAACGTCTGGCTCGGCTTGGCGGTCAACGCGCCGTTCGGCCTTGGCGTGCACTTTCCGCAGGTCAACGCCGCGTCGAGTGGCAGCGGCAACAGCGCCGAAGTCAAGACCTACAATTTCAATCCGTCGATCGCTTACAAGTTCAACGACATGATCAGCGTCGCATTGGGTTTCCAGGCGCAGTACATCAAGGCGTCTTATGATGCCTTCCTCGGTACGCAGCCGCGCATCGGCACGCTCAACGGCGCCGACTGGGGCTTCGGCTGGACCGCGGGCGTCACGATCACGCCGATGCCGCGCACGACGATCGGTATCGGCTATCGCTCGGCGATCGATCACACCCTCAGCGGTACCTGGGACGTGCCGGCCGCGGTCGCGCCGGCGACGCAGCCGGGCTCGGTCAATCTTGGTCTCAAGCTGCCGGATACGGTTACGGTTGGTCTGCGCCATGGCCTCACCGATCGTCTGACCTTGCTCGCCGGCTTTGAGTGGGCCAACTGGAGCCGCATCGGTACCTCGCGCCTGCTGCAGCCGAACGGCAATGCGGTGACGTTGAGCGGCGCCGCGGTGACGTTCCCGTTCCAGTATCAGGACGGTTACTATTATTCGCTCGGCGGCGAATATGTGATCAATCCGGCCTGGACGGTGCGTGCTGGCATTGGTTACGAGAAGAGCCCGATCACGGACGCGGTGCGCACCACCCGTATCCCGGACGCCGACCGCATGTGGTACTCGGTCGGCGCCAGTTACAAGCCGGCCTTCATCAAGGGCGTCACGCTTGACCTCGGCTACTCCTTCATCGACGTGAAGAGCGCCACGGTGTGTATGGGCCCGACCGCTGCCGGTGGCTGCCCGAGCAACCCGTGGTCGTCGGCGACGCTCGCCTATAACGGCTCGGTGAAATCCTACATCAACATCATCTCGGTCGCGTTGCGCTACCAGTTCGGCGCCGACCCGGCGCCGGTGAAGCAGGTCTATCTGAAGTAA
- a CDS encoding tetratricopeptide repeat protein yields the protein MPSDDDLLRQAIGSFQAGQLENAERQFRDLLAQSPQHLAGLNLLGMVLTGAGKFEDAERTIKAAIAVNANSDATHHNLGMVLQALARPGEAVACFDRAIAINPNAADSWNQRGKALHTLRRLDDALQSFNRAAGLKPDLVEAWLGLGSILSLAKDSEKALVAYDKALALNPKLPEAWLGRALSLAQLKRKDEAIAAYRDALRHGVDQGQVALHLAALGAAPPPTATPAASVVAAFDQYAETFDRNLVEDLKYAIPVAIADALKRHGATGDLDILDLGCGTGLVGEQIVSLRRQMIGVDLSPKMLEKARARGIYDELVCGELVAFLDGQETSCDVVVAADVFIYIGDLEAVFERVRRALRKNGLFLFSVEVSEDANVAYRETFHFAHSAAYIRGLAQASGFSVEELEPVVIRQEAAARVNGYLAVLRAG from the coding sequence ATGCCGAGCGATGACGATCTGCTGCGGCAAGCCATAGGGTCGTTCCAGGCCGGCCAACTGGAGAATGCCGAACGGCAGTTCAGGGACCTGCTGGCGCAGAGCCCGCAACATCTGGCCGGGCTCAATCTGCTCGGCATGGTGCTGACCGGCGCCGGAAAGTTCGAGGACGCCGAACGCACCATCAAGGCGGCCATCGCCGTCAACGCCAATTCGGACGCCACGCACCACAATCTCGGCATGGTTCTTCAAGCGCTCGCGCGTCCGGGGGAAGCCGTCGCATGTTTCGACCGCGCCATTGCCATCAATCCGAATGCCGCGGATAGCTGGAACCAGCGTGGCAAGGCGCTCCACACGCTGCGCCGTCTCGACGATGCGTTGCAGTCGTTCAACCGCGCGGCCGGGTTGAAGCCTGACTTGGTCGAGGCATGGCTCGGGCTCGGCAGCATCCTGTCGCTGGCGAAAGACAGCGAGAAGGCGCTTGTTGCCTATGACAAGGCGCTGGCGCTGAACCCGAAGCTGCCGGAAGCGTGGCTCGGCCGCGCGCTGTCGTTGGCGCAACTCAAGCGCAAGGACGAAGCCATTGCCGCCTATCGCGATGCGTTGCGACATGGCGTGGATCAGGGGCAGGTCGCGCTGCATCTGGCGGCGCTCGGCGCCGCACCGCCGCCAACAGCTACTCCGGCAGCGAGTGTGGTCGCGGCCTTCGACCAATATGCCGAGACCTTCGACCGTAATCTTGTCGAGGACCTGAAATACGCCATTCCGGTGGCGATCGCCGATGCGCTGAAACGCCATGGTGCGACGGGCGACCTCGATATCCTCGATCTCGGCTGCGGCACGGGCTTGGTCGGCGAGCAGATCGTGTCGCTCAGGCGCCAGATGATCGGTGTCGATCTGTCGCCGAAGATGCTGGAGAAGGCGAGGGCGCGTGGCATCTATGATGAACTCGTGTGCGGCGAACTGGTGGCGTTTCTCGACGGCCAGGAGACGAGCTGCGATGTCGTCGTTGCCGCCGACGTGTTCATCTATATTGGCGACCTCGAGGCTGTGTTCGAACGCGTGCGCCGCGCGCTCAGAAAGAATGGCCTGTTCTTATTCTCGGTCGAGGTCTCTGAGGATGCCAACGTCGCATACCGCGAGACGTTTCACTTTGCGCATTCCGCCGCCTATATCCGTGGGCTGGCGCAGGCGAGCGGCTTCTCCGTCGAAGAACTGGAGCCGGTTGTGATCCGGCAGGAGGCCGCCGCGCGGGTCAATGGCTACCTTGCGGTGCTGCGGGCCGGCTGA
- a CDS encoding sterol desaturase family protein → MSDSTLPADTFSPLRNAISWLAWPGLLTISIAIMAYGFTVEMPALFFNIAYLLLALCLYGLEQWMPHERVWNENDGQTFANIAHTLTSKGVVQAAVVFSTVIGISSYVTPAAEPGYSIWPRSWPMWTQVILAIAAAEFGLYWGHRIAHEWPWLWRFHAVHHSVTRLWIVNTGRFHFVDSFKSIGLGMAILLALGAPMEVLIWLSAITAFVGMLTHCNVDMKFGPLSWWFNTPELHRWHHSKDLREGNKNYSENIMLWDHVFGTFYNARDYRPPVDIGIQEEMPAGFLQQLAWPFRRRP, encoded by the coding sequence ATGTCCGACTCGACCCTGCCCGCCGACACTTTCAGCCCCCTGCGCAACGCGATTTCCTGGCTTGCCTGGCCTGGGCTGCTGACGATCTCGATCGCTATCATGGCCTATGGCTTCACGGTGGAGATGCCGGCGCTGTTCTTCAACATCGCCTATCTGCTGCTGGCGTTGTGCCTTTATGGTCTCGAACAGTGGATGCCGCACGAGCGGGTGTGGAACGAGAATGACGGGCAGACCTTCGCCAACATCGCCCATACGCTGACCAGCAAGGGCGTGGTGCAGGCCGCGGTGGTGTTCTCGACTGTTATCGGCATTTCAAGTTACGTCACGCCGGCGGCCGAACCGGGCTACAGCATCTGGCCGCGCAGCTGGCCGATGTGGACGCAGGTCATCCTCGCCATCGCTGCCGCCGAGTTCGGTCTCTACTGGGGCCATCGCATAGCGCACGAGTGGCCGTGGCTGTGGCGCTTCCATGCCGTGCATCACAGCGTGACGCGGCTCTGGATCGTCAACACCGGACGTTTTCACTTCGTCGACAGCTTCAAGAGCATCGGGCTTGGCATGGCGATCTTGCTCGCGCTCGGCGCGCCGATGGAAGTGCTGATCTGGCTCTCGGCGATCACCGCCTTCGTCGGCATGCTGACCCACTGCAATGTCGACATGAAGTTCGGACCGCTGTCGTGGTGGTTCAACACGCCGGAGCTGCACCGCTGGCATCACAGCAAGGATCTGCGCGAAGGCAACAAGAACTACTCCGAGAACATCATGCTCTGGGATCATGTCTTCGGCACGTTTTATAACGCGCGGGACTACCGGCCACCGGTCGATATCGGTATCCAGGAAGAGATGCCGGCGGGCTTCCTGCAGCAACTGGCGTGGCCGTTCAGGCGCCGTCCCTAG